Sequence from the Pyrobaculum neutrophilum V24Sta genome:
CCCCAGCAGCCCAGTGGGGCATGACGTCGCCGAGCTTGAGGAGGAGGATAGGCCCCGCCTTCACCATGGTGGAGCTGTGCAACAGTGCGCTTACTGGCGTTGGGGCCGACATGGCCGTCATAAGCCAGTCGGTGAAGGGCAGCTGGGCGGCTTTTACAAAGGCGGCGAGCAGTATAAGTGCCGCGGCCACGTCCCCCAGAGGCCCCCACTTGCTCATGAAATCGCCGTATTGAGCCGCCGCGGCGGCCAGCCCGATGAGGAGGGCGGCGGTGCCCACCTCCACGGTCAAAATGGCGCGCAGGGCCGACGCGGAGGGAGGCCACAGCCACCTCATCCCGGCGGCGTATTCCCCATCGCCCACGTAGCCCATCTCGTAGCCGTCTCTATACGTCAAGATGAGGCCCCAGCTGGCTAGGTCCAGCCCAGCCCACCCCACCACCAGGAGGGCCCAGTGGTCGGCGAGGAGAAACAGCTCCATGGAGGCGAAGAACACACCCATCCACCCCCAGAACCAGCCCGGCCTCTCGAAGCCCCTCATGTAGAAGTGGGAGTAGACGACGATGGTCAGGTAGATGCCGGCAACGAAGGCAGCAAGCTCCCAGTACTTCGCCGTTAGATATGGAGTGGAGGGGGCAACGCCGAGGAGTACGCCTAGGAGAAAGGCGGCGCTTGCGGCCACCGCGGCGTAGCCTCTAGCGGCTAGGAGGTCGGCCAGCGCTGCGGCGTAGGCAAGCGCCAGGAGTAGCTCTAGCGTAGCCATAGGGGCAAAGCCGCCAGCAGAACGTAGGGCGTGGCGGCCGCCGCCAGAGCGGCGGCGTACATGTCGGGCGGGTACTCCACCTGCGCCTCGCCGGCTCTGTACAGCTGGTTAAGCAAGTAGAAGCTGTAGACCGCGGTGGAGAGAAGCGCGAAGACGGCCAGCGCTGCCGCCGACAAGGTGGCGGGCACTCCCGCGGCGACGTATGCCTTGCCCAGGAGGTTTATGCCGAAGAGGCCGGCCAGCGCCACGAAGCCGAGAATCCCGACGGCCAGGAGGTGTCGGTCCCACCTAGCGGCGCCTATCTCCCTTGTGTGCAACGAGACGATGTAGATGCCTGCCAACATGAAGAGAGCCGCCTTGGCGAAGGCGTGGCCCACGAAGAGGAGCGCGGTAGCTGTATAGCTGAAGTCCCTCGGGATGGAGGCCGCCGCCAACAGAAGACCCATGTTGGCAACTGTCGAGTCCGCCAGTGCGCGTTTGAAGTCTGTCTCCCTAAACACAAGCAGGGAGCCGTAGACGGCGGTGGCCAGCCCGTATAGAAACAGGGCCTCCAGCGGCCAACCTGCGCCGGTTTTGAGACGCCATATCCAGTAGGACATGAGGCCCACGTGTATAGGCGACAAGAGCGCGCTGAGGGGAGTAGGCGCCTCGGCGTGTGCATAGGGTAGCCAGAAGTGGACCCCCGCCGTGCCCATCTTCACCAGAAGGCCTAGCAACACGAGGAAGGTGGCTAAGTCGAAAGCTAGGCGAGCCGTCTCGAAGCCGCTGGCGGTAAACCTGCCGGTGAGGGCGACCCCTATTAAGAAGAGTATCGACCCAATCTGGGCCCAGACGAAGTAGAGAAGCCCCACGAACCTTCTATTGCCGTACCCGAAGTACCATATGAGGAGGAAGCTCGTCACAATGCTGAGCTCCAGCGCCAGGAAGACGAAGAAGAGGTTTTCAAACAACACGATGTAGACGAAGGAGAGGACGTAGAGGGCGTGGACGCCGTAGTACCAGTTGGGGGCGCCTAGATGTTTTAGATACCGAGGCGCGTAGAAGGTGACTATTAGGCCCAACAGAACCGAGGCCGCCACAAAGGGTAGCTTGTGCCCGTCCATGGCCACGGCCACCTCCCCCACGTAGGGGAGGGTCACCAAGACGGCGGAGCCGGGGGCTAGGAACAGCAACATGGAGGCTATGGAGGCGAGGGCGGCCGGGTAGCCAAGCCTAAGCGCCGCCAGCGCCAGGGCGGCGGACAGCGCGGTGGCCAGTATAAACACCTCGCTATACATAGCCCTCCCTCGCCGCTCTAAACAGCGTGGCTACCATGAGGACGGTCTCGGCTACCCCGGCGACTGTGGCGGCGGCTACCAGCGATAGGTCTCCCGACAAGGCGGCGCCCCATATGCCGGCCATCGTGGCTACCTCGGCCCCAATTATGACGCGGACCAGCGACCTGGCCGCGGCCACTATGGCCATGCCCCCCGCCAGCAAGGCGACTAGAAGAAGCGCCTCAATCATGGGTTAACCTCGCCGCTATTATGAAGGCGTAGAGGAGCAACGCGGCGGAGATAGGTATGATCCACACGTCGAGGACGGCGTTGGGCGTCTGCGGCTGGGCGCCCGGCAGGAGGGCCATGGGCAACGCGGCAAGGGCGGCCAGCGCGGCTGGTCTAAGCTCGGCGGAAGCCCCCCTCTCCGTTATGGAGGCCACCGCCACGATGACCAGGGTGAGGGCGGCCACTACATACACCAAGGCCACAAGTATAAACGCAACCGACAGCGTTGGGTAGAGGGCCCAGATAGCCCCGGCCACCACTACGCCGAGAAAAGTGAGGGAGATAGCCGCCAGTATGTTATCCCTCGTCCTCAACATGGCCGCGATTAGGGCTACCGCTGTGATTAGGAAAGCCCAGAGCATGGACGAGCTCTACTACCTGTTTATATATTCACCTAAATGCACTTCAAAAACTAGATAGCCGCAATTCGAGAATATTCGAATGAAATATCACTATAGATAAAGCAATGCGTGTGGAAACCGCCGCCGTCGTAAAAAGCTTAAAAACATCCAAATTCAGTATAACAGCGGCCGTAGCTCAGCGGGAGAGCGCCCGGCTGAAGACAGCTCGCAGAGCCTTCAACGGGCGGGCCCGGGTTCAAATCCCGGCGGCCGCACCACTCCTCTGGATCTTCCTCCTCTTTGCGAGCGGGGTCTGCTCCTCCGGGATCAGACCCTCCGGCTTGGCGGCGATAATCGCCAGGGCCAGGGCGCCGAACAACATGTAGGCCAACCAGACTGGGTCAAAGCCCAGTATAGAGGATAGCTCGTATTTGTACATGTCTATCAGCCGGCGCAGTGTGACAAAGATAAAGACGCCGTTGACAACCCCCAGATTGTTGCCCATCCCCCCTAGGATCATTATGAGCCAGGGGTAGAACGTGAACGTGATCCTGGTGAAGGAGCTGGCGTGTACCGCCCCGGCGTAGAGGGCATATAGAGCGCCCGCCGTCGCTGAAACTGCGCCGCCTACCGCCATGGCCCAGAGCCTCAGCGCCGTGGCTCTGCGGCCGAACACCTCCACGAGCTCGGGGTCCTCCCGGTGGACCCTAAGGGCTCTGCCGTATGGCGAGTTCACCAACCTATCCAGCACAAGGTAGACCGCGAGAGCTACCGCCCCGGCTAACACCGCCGCACCTAAGTATCTGGAGAAGCCGCCTCCGAACACCTTTTCCAGTATCGGCGGTATAGAAACCCCGAATGTCCCCCCGACGAAGGGCTCGTAGTATCTGCCGACATAGAAGAGGACGTCTCCAAAGGCCAGCAGGGTGATGGCTAAGTAGTCCTCCCTAAGCCTCACGGCGGGTAGAGACATGGCTACGCCTATGGCGGCACCTGCGGCGAGCGAAAACAGGAGAGAGAGGGCTAGCAGCAGTAGGGCGCCTTGGGGGTCCATGGCCTTCGCCAGGTTTGACACTATCGTGGGGTTGTCGTAGACGAAATCCCCGCTGACGCCGTAGATCGACATGGCTAACCTAGACACCACGCCGCCGACTATGAAGGCGCCGGCTGTAACGGTGAGCACCTTTCCGAAGTTCGGTATGCCGCCCACCCCCGCCTCGAGGTTTATAGACAGGGCGATTATGGCGAATATAGCCACGTCGACGATGGTGCCGAGGATGTACGAGACTACGTCTAGTCCCGACAGCGCTACGGCCGCTACCGAGAGCCCGTAGACGTAGAGGCCGACTAGGGCCAGAGGTCTCATTTCTTCCTAAGCGACGTCAGCCCCTGCGGTATGACGATAAGGAAGACGGCCACGGCGATTAGGGGCAACAGAGGTCTATACTGGAGTAGTTGATATGGCTCTACGGCGACGGCATATGCGGCGTATGTGGCGAGGGGCACCTCCACGAAGCCCATGAGGTACGCCCCCAAAACCGCCCCAAAGACGCTGTTGAGGCCGCCTGCTATGCTCGCCGCGAAGATGCCGGCCAACATCATCCAGCCTGTGTCCGGCTCCACGGTGAGATACAGGGTGAGTAGCGACCCTGAGTAGCCCGCCAACGCGCCTGCTATAGCCCACGCCGCTAGGTACGCTCTATCTACGTTGATGCCGAGGGATCTTGCCAGCTCCTCGTTTTCTACGGCAGCTCTAAGGGCGACGCCGAGCTTTGTCTTAGTTAGGAAGAGGTACATCACGATGGAGACGGCTGCCACCATGGACGAGCCGACCACCGCGAGGCCTTGGACATCGCCTATGGAGAAGTCGGCTCCCCTAAGCGTGTAGCTCCTGGTGAATACCCCCCACGCCCTCCCCAGGTAGTCTGCGGTGGCGTTTAGAGCGCCGAGCAGTATGATGTTGTAGGCCATAGACGCCATCATGAGAATTATGGGCGACGAGCCGCGTCTGTAGATCGGCATGAGGGTGTAGTAGAGAGCCACCGAGGCTACTACCGCAAAGGGCAGGGCGGCCAGGCCCGCGAGATATGGCGAAAGTCCAAACCTCTGGCTGAGCGCGAGGGCGGCGAGAATCCCGATGCCCATCACAGCTCCATGGGCGAAGTTGGGAACTTTGGTAGTTTGATAGGTCATGGTTAAACCAACGGAGGCTAGGGCCAAGATGCTTGAGTACATTACACCCTCCACCGCGAGCCGGGGGGCATAGGCCGCTGAGGCGGCCCATCCGACGGCGAGAGCGGCTACGATAAGCCAGAACAGCGCGATTCTTTTCATCAACGCGTTGGGAAGAAACGCTTAAAAACGTTATTTATCGAGTGTCCATGAACTCAAAAACTGTAGGAATAATAGTTGGAATAATTGTACTACTGGCAATTGCGGCCTTGCTAATCAACCAACAAGCCCCAGCCCAGAGGACAACAACGCCCCAGCAGACGACCCCGCCTCAGACTACGTCCGCGCCAACAACAGGCGGCCAAACAACCTCGACACCTCCCCAGACCGCTACACAGAGCTGTAGCTGGAAGCTCGTAGGCATGTATATAGCATCCCAGGACAAGGTCGTATTCGGGGAGCCCCAGCCCGTGACGCCTCCCGCCGGGGCTCAAACGCCGGTCATCGTAAACGTGACCGCCACGCCGGCCGACAACGTTGTTGAGATTGGGGTGTTGCAGCCTCTCTCTGGGAGACTTGGGTCGCTGGGAGAGCTTGCAAGAGCTGCGGCGGAACTCGCTGCCGATGACGTAAACCGCTATCTAACCAAGATCGGGGCGCCGTTTAGGGTGAAGGTGTTGGCGGACGACACTCAGGCGGATCCAAACCTCGCGCTAGAGAAGCTGAAGTCGCTACACACCAGGGGCGTTAAGTACTACCTCGTGAGGACGTCGGGCGAGGTCAGGCAGATGAAGCAGTACGCCAACGACAACAAGCTCATTCTAATTTCTGTGTCTTCTACAGCGCCCGGCCTGGTGACCCCCAGCGACTACGTCTTCAGGCTTCCGCCAGACGACACGAAGCAGGCTAGGGCTTTGGCGGCTGTGCTCAGGGAACATGGGATAAAGGCTGTGGCGCTTATATATATCAACAACGACTACGGCCGCGGGATAGCTACACAGCTACAGAACATCCTCAAGGGCGAGATGGAGGTGGTGGTAGCCGCGGCTTACGACCCGCAGAAGTCTGAGTTCTCTGCGGAGGTGAGCGCGCTGGCCGACAAGGTCTCCGGTTTGGTTGGGAAATACGGCGCAGATAAGGTCGCCGTGGTAGCCCCCGGATACGGCGAGCTACAGACCATCTTCCTCACCGCGGCTAACTACCCCGTGCTCAGCCAGGTGAGGTGGTATGGGACCGACGGCTCCACGGGACTGAAGGAGCTAACTGATCCAAAGGTGTGTCAGTTCGCGGTTAGGGTGGGCGGGTTCGTGAGCACGAAGTTCGCGCCTGCTAAAAGCGCCTACTACGACCGCGTCAGGAGCTACATACTGAGCAAATACGGGAGGGAGCCCGACGCCTACGCCTACAACGCATACGACGCCGTGTGGCTCATAGCGCTAACCATACTGCAAAACGGGGGCGACCCAGACACGACGAAGTTCTTCACGAAGTTCCCGGAGGTCGCCGCGAACTACTTCGGCGCCTCTGGGCTAACGAAGCTCAACCAGAACCACGATAGAGACTCCGCCGATTATGCCCTCTGGGCTCTTGTTGCAGGCTAGCGGGGTGGTCAAAAAGTTCGGAGGCCTTACCGCCCTAGACGGCGCCTCTATTTCCGTACCACAGAACTCTTTTGTCATCTTGGCCGGCCCAAACGGCTCTGGAAAAACCACCTTGCTCAACGTGATCTCGGGCCTCTATAGGCCCGACGGCGGCAAGGTGCTCTACCAGGGCTTGGATATAACACATGCGAGGCCCTACGAGCGGGCGCGGCTGGGAATAGTTAGGACTTTCCAAACGCCTAGGGTAGCGACAAAGATGTCTGTTTTAGACAACGTGATTTTTGGGCACATCTCAGCCGATGCTCCGTTCGAATTCGGTTGGGCGAGGCGGGAGGGGGAGCTGGTGGAGAAGGCGTTTAAGGTCCTCAAGGTTGTGAAGCTTGACCACATGTGGGACAGGGCGGCGGGGGAGCTCAGCGGGGGGCAACTAAAGCTTCTTGAAATCGCGAGGGCCTTGATGGCTGACGCGAAGCTGATATTGATGGACGAGCCGGGGGCCGGCCTCAACCCCACCCTCGCCCACGAGCTGTTTAAGCTGATGCGCGAGCTCACCCAGCGGGGCCACACGCTTCTCGTCGTTGAACACAGGCTGGATATAGCGGCGGAGTACGCAGACTACATGTACGTTCTCTACAACGGGCGGGTTCTGGCAGAGGGGAGGCCCGGCGAGGTGCTCTCCGACCCCCGGGTTGTCCAGGCGTTTCTAGCATGATCAAGACCGAGGGTCTCGACGCTGGGTACGGAAAGCTACAGGTTCTATTTGGGGTAGACTTCGTCGCTCAGCCCGGCAAGATAACAGCCGTCTTAGGGCCCAACGGCTCCGGGAAGTCAACGCTCTTAAAGGCCATTTTCGGCATCGCGAAGATATATGGCGGCCGCGTCTACGTGGGAGACCGCGACGTGACTAAGTTGCCCACACACGAGCGGGCCCAGCTCGGCGTCGCCTACGTGTCGCAACTTAGAAACGTCTTCTCTACGCTGTCGGTTCTGGAAAATTTGAGACTCGCAGGCTACGGGCTGTCAAAGGACGAGTTCGAGGAGAGGCTTAGGGAGGTGGCCGAGGTGGTGCCCCTGAGGGACATCCTTGGGAGACGCGCCGGCGAGCTGAGCGGGGGCTGGAGGCAGTTGGTGGCGATCGCCATGGCGCTTATGAGACGGGCCAACATCTTCATGTTGGACGAGCCGACGGCCCAGCTGGCTCCGAAGATGGCAAACCAAGTGCTTGAGGTGGTGGCGAAGCTCAGGGAGGCGGGCCACACGGTGGTGTTGGTGGAGCAGAACGCCAGACTCGCCCTAGAGGTTGCGGACGACGCCTATCTCTTGGTGAGCGGGAGAGTACACTGGAGCGGGCCCGCCAGAAAACTGTTGGAGGAGCGGGAGCTCGGGCGGCTCTACCTAGGCCTCAGGTAGTTACGGCAATGGAGCGGACAACGGCGTAGGGGGCGTTGGCCGGCGTGGGCATGTCCCACCAGTAGATCTGCCTCGCGGTTTTCGACAGCTCCGCGACGCCCTTTACAACCCTCTCGAGGGTGTCCGCCAACCTGACGTATTTGACGGAGGCGGTGGGCCTTCCGCCCTTTATCAACAACGCGACGTCTCTCCCCACCGTCGAGAACTGGCCAAGCTTTACGTTTTGGAAGCGGGTGTACCAGTTGTTGTGTATGTACACGCCGTTGCCCAGATCTACAAAGAGGGCCTCTAGGTCGTCCGGCCCGTCCCCCGGCGCCACCCATATATGCCCCGGCGCCGGCCTAGCCCAGCCGTATAGGGCGTGGCCGGTCGGCTCCATGCCTAACGCGGCCGCGGTCCCCCTAGTGTGGATGAAGCCGCTCAGCGTCCCCCGTCTGTAGATCTCCACCGGCCTGGGGGCCAGCCCCTCGAAGTCGAAGGGCGTGTAGCCGTAGACCGACGGGTTGTGGCTCTCCTCGACAAGGGTGAGGACGGGGGCAGCCGCCTCCCTGCCCAGGTCCCCTCTGCCGTATCTGGAGCTTCCGGCCAAGACGTCGAGGCCGTTCGCCCACGTCTGCACCACCTCCCCCATGAGGTGGCCCAGCACCAGGGGCGAGAGCAGGAGGTCTGCAACGCTGGGCTCCAGGCGCGTTCTGGGGAGGCCCTTGGCTATGGAGAGGAGGCGCGAGTTCTCCGCGCCGACTGCGTCTGCGTCTATTTCCGAAAGCCTTCTGCCGGCCGCGGCGCTTGTGGCGGCTAGCTCCCCTAGGAAGGACCTAACCGTCATGTATACCCTGTTGACGGCGTAGTGACCCTCGCCTCCCGCCGTGTCCTCGTACCACTTCTGGACGTATGTCAAGTGGACAACCCCCGCGCTCCTCTCCGCCCCCTCGGCCGCGTCTATAGCCCTCTTCACCAGATCTGGAATCCTCTCGAAGTCCTCCGGCGGCTCGGCGCGGCTCGGGGGCTTGGCCCCCGCCGCCGGCACATACAGCGGGTCGTCGGGGAGAGAGGGCATCCGGGAGACGGCCCTATCTACCTCCCTTAGATCGACGGGGCCAGTGAAGCCTAGAAGGGCCGTCTTCCTCCCCTTGGCGAGGCGGAGGTAGAGGCTCTCCGTCCTCCAGCTCTTAAAGACGGTTATTTCGTCGTTGGCGAACCTCGCCATGTAGTTCTCCACCACGGTTCTAACGGCTATGGCCTCGTCGACTTTCCCCCTTACGAGCTTGAGCAACGTCATATCACCACCCTTATCCCTCGGCTTCTAAAGGTGGGGCCTCCCATGGACACGGGCACGGGCTGCGGCGGGTTCCCCTTGCCGCACGTCCCCACGTACAGCTTGAAGTCTCTGCCGACGGCATCTACGCCGCTCCATAGCTCCGGCGTGTCCACCTCGATGAAGCCCTTCACGGGGTCCTTCAGCTCGCCGTTTTCTATGACGTAGCCCTCGAATATGCCGTATCTCCCGGAGTACCTCGTATCGTCGATGTTCCACTCGGTGTAGGATACTACATATATGCCGCGGCGCGTGTCCCGTATTATCTCGTCGGGGCGCCAGTCCCCCGGCTCGAGGTAGGTGTTGGACATCCTGGGGATGGGCTCTCTGTCGAAGGCGGAGGCCCTTGCCCCTCCGTTGCTGTGCAGGCCCACCACGGCGGCGTACTGCCTATTGGCTATGAACTCCGTCGCAACTCCGCCGCTGACCAGCCTCTTGGGCCTAGCCACTACCCCCTCGTCGTCTACTAGGTAGAAGCCGTAGGCGCCTGGCACAGCTGGGTAGTCGGTTATGTTGACGAGGCCGCTCCCTATCTTCACCCCGGCGGCGCCGGGCTTTATATACGACTCGCCCGCCTCGGCGCCTTCGCGCCCATATATTCTATCCAGCTCGAAGGGGTGCCCCACGGACTCGTGCACAAATATGCCCGCCATCTCGGGACCGAAAACCACGTCGTATCTCCCCGGCGTCACCGCCTTGGCCTTCTCCAGGAGAGCCAACGCCTTCCTAGACTCCTCCTCCACGGCCCTCTCGGCGTCTTTCACGAAGTCTGGGGGTGGTCCCGCCGAGGAAGATATCCCTCTGGAGGCTACCCAGGGAGGGCTCGTGTGCTATAAACATGCCGAAGAGGTAAGCCCTCGGCACCCTGCTGTATACGTCAGCCCCATCGCTTGTTAAAATGCGCTTTTCCGTGGTCCAGACGGAGGCGTAGAGCCTCCTCACGGCTAGACCCCCGGCGGCGTATCCGTCGAGGGTTTTCACGAGCTCCAGCGGGTCGAGCTCCACCGCCGGCAGGCTGTAGCTCACCTTCGCCAACTTCTCCTCACTCAAAGCCACAGGGCCTTTCCTGGCCCTAGCGGCGGCCTTGGCGAGCTTTACGGCTCTCTCCACCGCGGCGAGCACCTCCTCCAGCTCGGCCTTCGGCACCGCGGCGAATCCCATGCCTCCTCCGGCCACAGCCCTGACCGCAACCCCCTCCGAGGAGAAGGAGGCCGATAGCTCGTACTGGCCGTTTCTCACGGCGGCCGCCACGCCGCCGTCTCTCTGCCACCTCACCTCGACGTAGGATGCGCCGAGGGACAGCCCGTAGTCCACCGCCCGCCTAAGGAGATCCTCCATGTGGAACCCGCCAGCTGTATATAAAAACAGTGACGCGGTTTAAGCCATGTGGCACGCGATCGGTAGATCGGACGACTCCGCCTTCTTCAACGCCATGATGGATCTCGTAACATCGGCGAGGGCGGCCCTCCTCCTCTCGGCGGCGTTTTTCCCGGCGGGCGTCGCGGCGGCTGGCCATGCCCCATGGCTCCACGGCTACCTCATGACGGCCGGCCTCATCGCGTTTTACCACGCCGTCATGTACGTCCAGCTACCCGGCTTCATAAACGCGGCTCCTCACAGAGCCGCCACGTGGCTCCTCACGGCCCTACTCCTGCTGGGCCTCCTGGCGCAGCCTCGCCTCGGCTACGCGGCCTACGCCCCCTACGCCCTCCTCCACGCCCTGCTCTACCTAAGGGGGCTCTGGGGCAAGCCTACATACTATCCAAACGTCATAACGGTGGCGGGCCTGCTCCTCCTCCCCCTATCTCGAAACCACCTAGAGGCCGCCATGTCCTTCCCCCTGGCCTCCGTCTACTCCCTCCTCTACAGGGTCGAGTTCTCCAGGGCGAGGAGGAGGTTCTCCGCCTCGACGGCCCTCTCGATCGCCGCCTTATATGTGGCCGCGTACCTCGCTGCGTGGGCGGGCCATGCGTGGGCCTTTGCCCTCCCCTCCCTCGCGCTGACGCTATATGCAAAACCCCGTGTGGAGGACCCCTACGGCGCAGGCGCCTTCTTCTTCCGATGGGCTGTGGCGCTTACGCCGGCGGGCGCCCACCTCCTCTACATGGCCTTCGCGGTGATCATGTCGGCTCTCTGCGTGCCCTACTTCGTCCCCTCTATACTCTACCGCCAAGCCCCCAGCTACGGCTGGGAGCTCGTGGCGGCGGCCTCCGCGGCCTACCTCCTGAGAAACGCCGGAGTTCTGGCCGCCTCCGCCGCGCTGGTCGCCGCGTTGGTGTTATACGCCGCGGTGCGTTCCCTGAGGGAGAGGTACTACCCCCCTACGAAAACACCAGAGCGAGCAGAAAGAGGGTAAGGATGGGGCTGGAGGCCTTGTACATCCTCCACATGGCTCTGTCGCTTTTTTCCCTGAGCGCTAGGGCGCTGGTTGCCACCGTGCCGGCCACCCCCGCGAGAACCAGGGCGAGGCCGGGGAGTCCGCGGCCGAAGACCAGATAGAGCCAGAGGATGTAGGCGGCGCTTGCTATATTCAGCGCCGAGATTATAGCCACGGCCTTCCCCTCGTCTATAATGGCGGGCAACATGGGGACGCCAGCCCTTCTGTAGTCCTCTCTGTATTTATACGCCAGCGCCCATATGTGGGAGGGTATCCAGAGGTATATGGCGAAGGAGATGAGGACGGCCGGAAGATCCACCGTCCCCTTCCCCAGGGCGTAGCCGCCGAGGAAGGTGGCGTTACCCGCAAAGCCCCCGCCCAGTATGTTCAGCCAAGTCCTCCTCTTTAGCCAGACGGTGTAGACGACGGCGTAGAAGAACCAGCCCAGAGCGACGAATACGCCGGGGAGAGGGCCCAGGAGGTAGAAGCCCAGCAGTATGCCGGTGGCGGAGAGGGCTAGGGAGTAGACAAGGGCGTTTGAAGGCGGTATCGCCCCCGCCGGCAGAGGTCTCCTCGCGGTTCGCGCCATAGCGGCGTCTATATCCCGCTCCCAGTAGTGGTTGAAGGCGGCGGAGCCCCCCACCGCGAGCGTGGCGGCGGCTGTCAGTGCCGCAAGCCGACCCCAGTCCACCGTCCCCGCGGCGTATACGTACCCCACGACGCTGGATAGGATCAAAAGCCAGATGACCCGGGGCTTCAGCAAAACGATATAGGGATTCATAGGAATGAATCCGCTATGGTATTAAAATCTTGATTGGACAACTTTTTAAAAGCGGTGTAGTAGAGGCTATGCGTATCGAGGGCGTGGTGGTGGCCACGGTAACGCCTTTTGCCAAAGACGGCGTAAACTACGAGGGGCTGAGGGCGCTCCTCTCCAAGATAGTGGAGGAGGGCTACCAGGGGGTCTTCCCAACCTCATCAACCGGCGAGGTGACGAAGCTGACCTTCGAGGAGAGGGTCAAGGCGATGGAGGTGGCCAAGGAGGTGGCGGGGGGGAGGGCTCTGGTGGTTGCAGGCACCGGCACGGGGGACCACCTCTCCACGATCGAAATAGCCAGGAGGTACAGAGACGTGGGCGTAGACGTCCTCCTCATCACGCCGCCGTACTACATACAGTACGACTGGGCCGCCGTCTACGCCTTCTACAAGAGGGTGTTGGACAAGGTGGACATGCCCGTCGTCCTCTACACCATACCCCTGGCCACGGGATACAACATACCCGTGGAGGTCTTCGAGCTGGTGGCCAACGAGTACAGCCAGGTGGTGGGGGTGAAAGACAGCTCGGGT
This genomic interval carries:
- a CDS encoding complex I subunit 5 family protein, whose protein sequence is MYSEVFILATALSAALALAALRLGYPAALASIASMLLFLAPGSAVLVTLPYVGEVAVAMDGHKLPFVAASVLLGLIVTFYAPRYLKHLGAPNWYYGVHALYVLSFVYIVLFENLFFVFLALELSIVTSFLLIWYFGYGNRRFVGLLYFVWAQIGSILFLIGVALTGRFTASGFETARLAFDLATFLVLLGLLVKMGTAGVHFWLPYAHAEAPTPLSALLSPIHVGLMSYWIWRLKTGAGWPLEALFLYGLATAVYGSLLVFRETDFKRALADSTVANMGLLLAAASIPRDFSYTATALLFVGHAFAKAALFMLAGIYIVSLHTREIGAARWDRHLLAVGILGFVALAGLFGINLLGKAYVAAGVPATLSAAALAVFALLSTAVYSFYLLNQLYRAGEAQVEYPPDMYAAALAAAATPYVLLAALPLWLR
- a CDS encoding branched-chain amino acid ABC transporter permease yields the protein MRPLALVGLYVYGLSVAAVALSGLDVVSYILGTIVDVAIFAIIALSINLEAGVGGIPNFGKVLTVTAGAFIVGGVVSRLAMSIYGVSGDFVYDNPTIVSNLAKAMDPQGALLLLALSLLFSLAAGAAIGVAMSLPAVRLREDYLAITLLAFGDVLFYVGRYYEPFVGGTFGVSIPPILEKVFGGGFSRYLGAAVLAGAVALAVYLVLDRLVNSPYGRALRVHREDPELVEVFGRRATALRLWAMAVGGAVSATAGALYALYAGAVHASSFTRITFTFYPWLIMILGGMGNNLGVVNGVFIFVTLRRLIDMYKYELSSILGFDPVWLAYMLFGALALAIIAAKPEGLIPEEQTPLAKRRKIQRSGAAAGI
- a CDS encoding branched-chain amino acid ABC transporter permease — translated: MKRIALFWLIVAALAVGWAASAAYAPRLAVEGVMYSSILALASVGLTMTYQTTKVPNFAHGAVMGIGILAALALSQRFGLSPYLAGLAALPFAVVASVALYYTLMPIYRRGSSPIILMMASMAYNIILLGALNATADYLGRAWGVFTRSYTLRGADFSIGDVQGLAVVGSSMVAAVSIVMYLFLTKTKLGVALRAAVENEELARSLGINVDRAYLAAWAIAGALAGYSGSLLTLYLTVEPDTGWMMLAGIFAASIAGGLNSVFGAVLGAYLMGFVEVPLATYAAYAVAVEPYQLLQYRPLLPLIAVAVFLIVIPQGLTSLRKK
- a CDS encoding ABC transporter substrate-binding protein, which codes for MNSKTVGIIVGIIVLLAIAALLINQQAPAQRTTTPQQTTPPQTTSAPTTGGQTTSTPPQTATQSCSWKLVGMYIASQDKVVFGEPQPVTPPAGAQTPVIVNVTATPADNVVEIGVLQPLSGRLGSLGELARAAAELAADDVNRYLTKIGAPFRVKVLADDTQADPNLALEKLKSLHTRGVKYYLVRTSGEVRQMKQYANDNKLILISVSSTAPGLVTPSDYVFRLPPDDTKQARALAAVLREHGIKAVALIYINNDYGRGIATQLQNILKGEMEVVVAAAYDPQKSEFSAEVSALADKVSGLVGKYGADKVAVVAPGYGELQTIFLTAANYPVLSQVRWYGTDGSTGLKELTDPKVCQFAVRVGGFVSTKFAPAKSAYYDRVRSYILSKYGREPDAYAYNAYDAVWLIALTILQNGGDPDTTKFFTKFPEVAANYFGASGLTKLNQNHDRDSADYALWALVAG
- a CDS encoding ABC transporter ATP-binding protein, translated to MPSGLLLQASGVVKKFGGLTALDGASISVPQNSFVILAGPNGSGKTTLLNVISGLYRPDGGKVLYQGLDITHARPYERARLGIVRTFQTPRVATKMSVLDNVIFGHISADAPFEFGWARREGELVEKAFKVLKVVKLDHMWDRAAGELSGGQLKLLEIARALMADAKLILMDEPGAGLNPTLAHELFKLMRELTQRGHTLLVVEHRLDIAAEYADYMYVLYNGRVLAEGRPGEVLSDPRVVQAFLA
- a CDS encoding ABC transporter ATP-binding protein codes for the protein MIKTEGLDAGYGKLQVLFGVDFVAQPGKITAVLGPNGSGKSTLLKAIFGIAKIYGGRVYVGDRDVTKLPTHERAQLGVAYVSQLRNVFSTLSVLENLRLAGYGLSKDEFEERLREVAEVVPLRDILGRRAGELSGGWRQLVAIAMALMRRANIFMLDEPTAQLAPKMANQVLEVVAKLREAGHTVVLVEQNARLALEVADDAYLLVSGRVHWSGPARKLLEERELGRLYLGLR
- a CDS encoding TldD/PmbA family protein; this translates as MTLLKLVRGKVDEAIAVRTVVENYMARFANDEITVFKSWRTESLYLRLAKGRKTALLGFTGPVDLREVDRAVSRMPSLPDDPLYVPAAGAKPPSRAEPPEDFERIPDLVKRAIDAAEGAERSAGVVHLTYVQKWYEDTAGGEGHYAVNRVYMTVRSFLGELAATSAAAGRRLSEIDADAVGAENSRLLSIAKGLPRTRLEPSVADLLLSPLVLGHLMGEVVQTWANGLDVLAGSSRYGRGDLGREAAAPVLTLVEESHNPSVYGYTPFDFEGLAPRPVEIYRRGTLSGFIHTRGTAAALGMEPTGHALYGWARPAPGHIWVAPGDGPDDLEALFVDLGNGVYIHNNWYTRFQNVKLGQFSTVGRDVALLIKGGRPTASVKYVRLADTLERVVKGVAELSKTARQIYWWDMPTPANAPYAVVRSIAVTT